GGAGCTGCACCTGGAGACGAAGGGGCCGGACCACTGCGAGGACGTCCGGGAGGCGCTGCGCGGCGCCGGGTACACGGTGATGGCCTGACGACGGGAACGGGTCCGAGCCGGAGCCCGGGAACGGGCCCGAGCCCGAGCCCGGGAACGGGGCTTCTCTCGCGGGGGTAGGGGTCCCCGCGGCCCGCGGCTCGCTTTCTTCATTTTGTTCGCCTCGCGTATGTCGCGATGTATCGCGTCTCGGTTACGATTGCCGTCCAGTTGCTGCCGAGCGCTGCCCATATGGGCGGACTTATGCCTTGATTGAGTCTGGAATTGACCCAACCCGGGGAGTGCCAACATGCCAGGCGCTATTCACGCCGAGGGTCTGGTGAAGACCTTCGGTGACGTAAAGGCTCTGGACGGCGTCGATCTCGACGTACCGGAAGGAACCGTGCTCGGACTGCTCGGCCCCAATGGCGCCGGCAAGACCACCGCGGTGCGCGTGCTCACCACGCTGCTGCGCCCGGACAGCGGAACGGCGGTGGTCGCGGGGGTGGACGTGCTCAAGAACCCCAACGAGGTCCGTCGCTCCATCGGGTTGTCCGGCCAGTTCGCCGCCGTCGACGAGTATCTGACCGGCCGTGAGAACCTCCAAATGGTCGGCCAGCTCTACCAGATGGGAGCGCGGGAGGCCAAGGCCCGCGCGAGTGAGCTGCTGGAGCGGTTCAGCCTCGCGGACGCGGCCGACCGCACCGCCAAGACGTACTCCGGCGGGATGCGCCGACGGCTGGACCTCGCCGCGGCCCTGGTGGTCAGCCCGCCCGTGATGTTCATGGACGAGCCCACCACCGGTCTGGACCCGCGCAACAGACAGGCGCTGTGGGAGGTCATCCAGGAGCTGGTGGCCGGCGGTACGACGCTGCTGCTGACCACGCAGTATCTGGAGGAGGCGGACCACCTGGCGCATGACATCTGCGTGATCGACCGCGGCCGGGTCATCGCCCGCGGCACCTCCGACCAGCTCAAGGCCCGTACGGGCGGTGAGCGCGTGGAGGTCGTGGTGCATGAGCGCGAGGACATCGCGGCCGCCGAGGAAGTGCTGCGGGTCCTGGGCAAGGGCGAGACGACCGTGCAGGAGCACACCCGTAAGGTCACCGTCCCGGTCGTGGGCGGCGCCAAGCTGCTCGCCGAGGTCATCCGCGAACTGGACACCCGTGGTGTCGAGATCGACGACATCGGGCTGCGCCGCCCGACCCTGGACGACGTATTCATCTCGCTCACCGGCCATGGCGCCGGGAAGGGGGAGGCGAAATGAGCACGATGAGCGATTCCCTGGTCATCGCCCGACGGAATCTGATCCGAATGACCAGAATTCCCGAAATGGTCCTCTTTGGACTGGTTCAGCCAGTGATGTTCGTGATCCTCTTCACGTACGTCTTCGGCGGCTCGATGAAGATCGGCAACAGCACCGACCCGGACGTCTACAAGAACTTCCTGATGGCCGGGATCTTCGCGCAGACCGTGACCTTCGCCACCGCGGGCGCGGGCGCG
This genomic interval from Streptomyces asiaticus contains the following:
- a CDS encoding ATP-binding cassette domain-containing protein, with amino-acid sequence MPGAIHAEGLVKTFGDVKALDGVDLDVPEGTVLGLLGPNGAGKTTAVRVLTTLLRPDSGTAVVAGVDVLKNPNEVRRSIGLSGQFAAVDEYLTGRENLQMVGQLYQMGAREAKARASELLERFSLADAADRTAKTYSGGMRRRLDLAAALVVSPPVMFMDEPTTGLDPRNRQALWEVIQELVAGGTTLLLTTQYLEEADHLAHDICVIDRGRVIARGTSDQLKARTGGERVEVVVHEREDIAAAEEVLRVLGKGETTVQEHTRKVTVPVVGGAKLLAEVIRELDTRGVEIDDIGLRRPTLDDVFISLTGHGAGKGEAK